The DNA sequence CTCATCATCTGTATAACAGCTCTGTTCACATTGATTGCAATGATTTTTGGCCGGGAAATATACGACAAGACACCGTTTTTCAAAAATCTTTTCGGAGTAACACCGTTTTGGACGATTACCCGTCTGCTTGCAGCAATTTTTGCTGTCATGACTTATTTCAAAGTCGGACCTGAAGCTGTCTGGGGTGAAGATACAGGGCAAGTCCTGCTCGGTTCGCTGCTTCATACACTGTTCACTGTATTCCTATTCGCCGGCCTCTTCCTTCCATTGCTCATGAACTTCGGACTCATGGAAATGTTCGGTACACTTATGTCAAAAGTGATGCGCCCTCTCTTCAAACTGCCTGGGCGTTCTTCCATCGACTGCCTCGCTTCTTGGATCGGCGACGGTACGATCGGTGTCCTGCTTACAAGCAAGCAATATGAAGATGGCTATTATACGAAACAGGAAGCAGCTGTCATCGGTACGACATTCTCTGTCGTTTCCATTACGTTCACACTCGTTGTGCTAAAGACAGTCCACCTTGGCAATATGTTCGTTCCTTTCTATCTGACTGTTCTGCTCGCAGGCGTTATCGCTGCACTCATCATGCCCCGCATACCGCCGCTTTCACTTAAGGCGAAAACATATGTAAATGGTTCCGATGAACAACTTGATGAGTCAGCTCCAGAAGGCACTCACATTATTAAACACGGCTACGACATGGCAATCGCCAGAAGCCGTAAAGAAAAGAGCATCTACCAATTCCTGAAGTCTGGTGGCGAAAATGTCCTCGATATGTGGATGGGTGTTTCTACAGTCGTTATGGCATTCGGTACAATCGCTTTGGTTATTGCTACGTACACACCTTTCTTCAAATGGGTCGGCATGCCTTTCATCCCATTGCTTGAACTGCTGCAGATTCCAGAAGCGGCACATGCTTCACAAACGATCATTATCGGATTTGCCGATATGTTCTTGCCGTCTGTACTTGCAGAATCGATTCATTCAGAAATGACTCGCTTCGTAGTCGCTGCCCTTTCAGTTACACAGCTTATTTACATGTCAGAAGTAGGCGGACTCTTGCTCGGCTCGAAGATTCCAGTCAACTTCAAAGACCTTGTCCTGATTTTCCTGATCAGAACAGTAATTACATTGCTCGTCATCGTCGGAGTTGCACATTTGCTCTTCTAATATGACGCCGAAAAAACCTTCCATTCTGCTCACCGCAGCGTGGAAGGTTTTTTATTGATCGCCTGATTTGAGTAACATGCTGAATTCCGCGGAAAAGCAGTAGTAACGAGATGCCATAGAGCAGAATAACCGCATAAAACAATAGAATCTCTAGACCGCAAGAATCCCTCAGCGCATCTGCTGACTCGTAATCATGCGGAGCCGATCTGTCAGCA is a window from the Aciduricibacillus chroicocephali genome containing:
- a CDS encoding YjiH family protein, with amino-acid sequence MKNSYTITDHLKFIIPSIIGVFLFMIPIKVGGEFTIPIAILSNWLGNLLTNYLSLIMMLIICITALFTLIAMIFGREIYDKTPFFKNLFGVTPFWTITRLLAAIFAVMTYFKVGPEAVWGEDTGQVLLGSLLHTLFTVFLFAGLFLPLLMNFGLMEMFGTLMSKVMRPLFKLPGRSSIDCLASWIGDGTIGVLLTSKQYEDGYYTKQEAAVIGTTFSVVSITFTLVVLKTVHLGNMFVPFYLTVLLAGVIAALIMPRIPPLSLKAKTYVNGSDEQLDESAPEGTHIIKHGYDMAIARSRKEKSIYQFLKSGGENVLDMWMGVSTVVMAFGTIALVIATYTPFFKWVGMPFIPLLELLQIPEAAHASQTIIIGFADMFLPSVLAESIHSEMTRFVVAALSVTQLIYMSEVGGLLLGSKIPVNFKDLVLIFLIRTVITLLVIVGVAHLLF